TGGACCTCGCTGGCATAATCCTCACGAGCCTTCGGATTGCGGCCGACATCATCCAAATACCACTGCCAGGAACTGAGCAAGGCCTTCATCTCTCGCGTCAGCTTCTCCGCCCACTGGTCTCTATAGGTTCGTCGGGCTGCGCCGACGCGATTTTCGATCGAGACCAGGCCTTTTCGTTGCTCGGCCGAAAGATCAGTCCGATACCAGCTCAGGTTGTCGACGAGTTCAAGCAGGGCGCCGAGGGTCATCTTTGGTTGTTTGGTACCGCTCGGCGTTTCGACCACCATCTGTCGATACAATCGATCATCCAGAAGATAGTCATCCAGTTCGTAGGTCATCGCCCCGGCAATAGCCAGATCAGTCGCAAGTTGTTGATCGTTCATCGTGCTCACTCCAATTCCAGTTGAGTTTCATCTTCGGGGCCTGTTCATCAGGTCCGCAGTATCCAACCAAAGGGTCACAGGCCCATCATTGACAAGATGCACAGCCATCATAGCTCCAAAAATACCTGTTTGCACCGGGACACCTTGATCGCTCAAATGCCTGCCGAAACTTTCGATCAACGGCTCGGCCTGCTCCGGCCGGGCCGCATCGGTGAAGCTGGGCCGACGCCCCTTTCTGGCATCTCCGAAAAGGGTAAACTGGCTCACCAGCAGAACCGATCCGCGCACATCATCGAGGGAGAGATTAAACTTGCCCGCCTCATCCTCGAACACCCGCAGGCCCGCGATCTTTCGGGCTAACCATGCAGCTTGTTCCTCACTGTCGTCGTGAGTAACCCCTAGCAGGACGACGAAACCCTGGTTGATCTCGCCGACTATCTGGCTGTCTACTTCTACGGATGCTTCACTT
This genomic window from Chloroflexota bacterium contains:
- the dtd gene encoding D-aminoacyl-tRNA deacylase, producing the protein MRAVVQRVSEASVEVDSQIVGEINQGFVVLLGVTHDDSEEQAAWLARKIAGLRVFEDEAGKFNLSLDDVRGSVLLVSQFTLFGDARKGRRPSFTDAARPEQAEPLIESFGRHLSDQGVPVQTGIFGAMMAVHLVNDGPVTLWLDTADLMNRPRR